One Panicum virgatum strain AP13 chromosome 9K, P.virgatum_v5, whole genome shotgun sequence genomic region harbors:
- the LOC120650073 gene encoding probable ethylene response sensor 1, which translates to MDGCDCIEPLWPTDDLLVKYQYISDFFIALAYFSIPLELIYFVKKSSFFPYRWVLIQFGAFIVLCGATHLINLWTFTTHTKTVAIVMTIAKVSTAVVSCATALMLVHIIPDLLSVKTRELFLKNKAEELDREMGLIRTQEETGRHVRMLTHEIRSTLDRHTILKTTLVELGRTLGLEECALWMPSRSGSSLQLSHTLRHQITVGSSVPINLPVVNQVFSSNRAIIIPHTSPLARIRPLAGRYVPPEVAAVRVPLLHLSNFQINDWPELSAKSFAIMVLMLPSDSARKWHVHELELVEVVADQVAVALSHAAILEESMRARDLLMEQNVALDLARREAEMAIRARNDFLAVMNHEMRTPMNAIIALSSLLLETELTPEQRLMVETVLKSSNLLATLINDVLDLSKLEDGSLELEIKAFNLHAVFKEVMSFIKPIASIKRLSVSVMLAPDLPLSAIGDEKRLMQTILNISGNAVKFTKEGHITLVASVVKADSLREFRTPEFHPAASDDHFYLKVQVKDTGCGIIPQDLPHVFTKFAHPQSGGNRGFNGSGLGLAICKRFVSLMGGHIWLDSEGTGRGCTATFIIKLGVCDNTNTYQQQLIPLVWPSSADSDSSGPKALPDGKGSASLKSRYQRSV; encoded by the exons ATGGACGGATGCGATTGCATCGAGCCACTATGGCCAACGGACGATCTGCTCGTCAAGTATCAGTACATCTCGGACTTCTTCATAGCCCTCGCGTATTTCTCGATCCCGCTGGAGCTCATCTACTTCGTGAAGAAGTCGTCCTTCTTCCCGTACAGATGGGTCTTGatccagtttggcgcgtttatAGTTCTCTGTGGGGCGACCCATCTTATAAACCTGTGGACTTTCACCACACACACCAAGACTGTTGCTATAGTCATGACCATAGCAAAGGTTTCTACGGCGGTTGTTTCCTGTGCAACAGCTCTGATGCTTGTTCATATTATCCCTGACTTGTTGAGTGTGAAAACAAGGGAGTTGTTCCTGAAGAATAAAGCTGAAGAGCTTGATAGGGAGATGGGATTGATAAGGACGCAGGAGGAGACCGGCAGACATGTTAGGATGCTTACCCACGAAATCAGAAGTACACTTGATAGGCATACAATTTTGAAGACTACTCTTGTTGAGCTAGGAAGGACCTTGGGTCTGGAAGAATGTGCGTTGTGGATGCCATCTAGAAGTGGTTCAAGTCTTCAACTTTCACATACATTGCGCCACCAGATTACTGTCGGGTCATCTGTACCAATTAATCTTCCTGTCGTCAATCAAGTGTTCAGTAGCAACCGTGCAATCATTATACCCCACACGTCTCCTTTGGCACGGATTCGACCACTTGCAGGTCGATATGTTCCGCCAGAAGTGGCTGCAGTGCGTGTACCTCTTCTTCATCTTTCGAACTTCCAAATAAATGATTGGCCAGAGCTTTCAGCAAAAAGCTTTGCAATCATGGTTTTGATGCTTCCATCTGACAGTGCAAGGAAATGGCATGTGCATGAATTGGAGCTCGTTGAGGTCGTTGCTGATCAG GTAGCAGTTGCACTATCTCATGCGGCTATTCTTGAAGAGTCCATGCGAGCACGTGATCTACTAATGGAGCAGAATGTTGCCCTGGATTTAGCTCGAAGAGAAGCTGAGATGGCCATCCGAGCTCGCAATGATTTCCTAGCTGTTATGAATCACGAAATGAGAACACCCATGAATGCAATAATAGCCCTTTCCTCCTTGCTTTTAGAAACTGAGCTTACACCTGAGCAGCGGTTAATGGTGGAAACTGTACTGAAAAGCAGCAATCTTTTAGCAACACTCATCAATGACGTGCTGGATCTTTCCAAACTCGAAGATGGAAGCCTTGAATTGGAAATTAAAGCATTCAATCTCCATGCTGTTTTCAAAGAA GTGATGAGTTTCATCAAACCAATTGCATCTATCAAGAGGCTATCTGTATCAGTTATGTTGGCACCAGATTTGCCGTTAAGTGCCATTGGCGATGAAAAGAGACTCATGCAAACTATTCTGAACATATCTGGCAATGCTGTTAAATTTACCAAGGAGGGACACATCACCCTTGTAGCTTCCGTTGTGAAGGCTGACTCTTTGAGAGAGTTTAGAACCCCAGAGTTTCATCCGGCTGCAAGCGATGACCACTTCTATTTGAAAGTTCAG GTAAAAGATACAGGCTGTGGTATTATTCCTCAGGATCTACCTCATGTATTTACAAAGTTTGCTCATCCTCAAAGTGGAGGAAACCGAGGGTTCAATGGTAGTGGTCTTGGCCTTGCTATATGCAAAAG GTTTGTTAGTCTCATGGGAGGGCACATCTGGCTCGACAGCGAAGGAACAGGAAGAGGTTGCACCGCAACATTCATCATCAAGCTCGGCGTGTGCGACAACACAAACACCTACCAGCAGCAGCTGATCCCTCTAGTCTGGCCAAGCAGTGCAGACTCCGATTCATCTGGCCCAAAAGCGCTCCCCGACGGGAAAGGATCCGCCTCCCTGAAATCTCGGTACCAAAGAAGCGTATGA
- the LOC120650074 gene encoding uncharacterized protein LOC120650074 — MALSSAAHKIPLEVAHTLVEIAEVARYAYHHRPGYHVAQDGDLITPPPEADGGGGAGEEAARLREENAMLRARIADDLALLRELHGAPCVSKECPPDLYNRLMAAVNNASFLAHLEKLQDESACQHAELSSDNMTEVEIGDIPDKMGNGKKGSWVLVASDTAGAILEEISGIDDENYVMINEDDIVDSIATFVARCIIEDPMSKSLSPTQLQKAVAKALDSMKARWRWSTFWEAAQVIYILATWGITIAGLYKSRHVLKVAAKGAAASARFVMKAL, encoded by the exons ATGGCGCTGTCCTCGGCGGCACACAAGATCCCGCTGGAGGTCGCGCACACCCTCGTAGAGATCGCCGAGGTCGCGCGCTACGCCTACCACCACCGTCCAGGCTATCATGTGGCCCAAGACGGAGATCTGATCACGCCGCCCCCGGAAGCTgatggcggcgggggcgccggtgAGGAGGCCGCACGGCTAAGGGAGGAGAACGCCATGCTCCGCGCCCGAATCGCCGACGACCTGGCGCTCCTCCGCGAGCTGCACGGCGCACCCTGCGTCTCCAAGGAGTGCCCTCCTGAT CTGTACAATCGGCTGATGGCAGCGGTCAACAATGCTAGCTTCCTTGCTCATCTTGAAAAATTACAGGATGAGTCAGCATGTCAACATGCTGAATTATCATCTGACAATATGACAG AGGTGGAAATTGGTGACATTCCAGACAAAATGGGTAATGGGAAGAAAGGATCATGGGTCTTGGTTGCTAGTGATACTGCAGGGGCTATTTTGGAGGAAATTAGTGGGATTGATGATGAAAATTATGTTATGATCAATGAAGATGACATCGTTGATAGTATTGCCACCTTTGTTGCTAGGTGCATTATTGAAGATCCAATGTCCAAG TCATTATCGCCAACGCAGCTCCAAAAGG CTGTTGCAAAGGCATTAGATAGCATGAAAGCTCGGTGGAGATGGTCAACCTTTTGGGAGGCTGCGCAAGTTATTTATATCTTGGCTACTTGGGGAATCACAATAGCAGG GTTGTACAAGAGCCGTCATGTCCTGAAGGTTGCAGCGAAGGGTGCTGCTGCGTCTGCCAGATTCGTTATGAAGGCACTGTGA